A genomic window from Promicromonospora sukumoe includes:
- the hisC gene encoding histidinol-phosphate transaminase, which yields MLTLVEEAFVPLRAAVSALPAYVPGARAGAGAQVWKLSSNENPYPPLPSVLEAIARGATEVNRYPDMYAGELVEALAAHTGVVAENVVVGNGSVAVLAHVLQAVVEHGDEVVFPWRSFEAYPIAVAVAGGKAVTVPVQEGTGRLDLPAMAAAVTPATRVVLVCTPNNPTGPAVHADELETFLAAVPRDVLVVVDEAYLEFVRDPRVADGVDLLRRHPNVVLLRTLSKAYGLAGLRVGYAVAEPRLAAGIRAVSTPFGVSHIAQVAALASLAPAAQGELLERVDALITERTRVTGALREQGWALPDTQANFVWFGLGEPTAQRAAEASGGGVLVRPFAGDGLRVTIGETEANDAFLRIAATWR from the coding sequence ATGCTGACCCTCGTGGAAGAAGCATTCGTACCGCTCCGCGCCGCCGTGTCGGCCCTCCCCGCCTACGTCCCCGGAGCGCGCGCCGGCGCCGGTGCCCAGGTGTGGAAGCTCTCGTCCAACGAGAACCCCTACCCGCCGCTGCCGTCCGTGCTGGAGGCGATCGCGCGGGGCGCGACCGAGGTCAACCGGTACCCGGACATGTATGCCGGCGAGCTCGTCGAGGCGCTCGCGGCCCACACCGGCGTGGTCGCGGAGAACGTCGTCGTCGGCAACGGCTCGGTCGCGGTGCTCGCGCACGTGCTGCAGGCCGTCGTCGAGCACGGTGACGAGGTCGTCTTCCCGTGGCGCTCCTTCGAGGCGTACCCGATCGCGGTCGCCGTCGCGGGCGGCAAGGCCGTCACCGTCCCGGTCCAGGAGGGCACGGGCCGGCTCGACCTCCCCGCGATGGCCGCGGCCGTCACGCCCGCCACCCGCGTGGTCCTGGTCTGCACGCCGAACAACCCGACCGGCCCCGCCGTGCACGCCGACGAGCTGGAGACGTTCCTCGCCGCGGTGCCCCGGGACGTGCTCGTCGTCGTGGACGAGGCCTACCTGGAGTTCGTCCGCGACCCCCGCGTGGCCGACGGCGTCGACCTGCTGCGCCGGCACCCGAACGTGGTGCTGCTGCGCACCCTGTCCAAGGCCTACGGGCTGGCGGGCCTGCGGGTCGGCTACGCGGTCGCGGAGCCCCGGCTGGCCGCGGGCATCCGAGCGGTGTCCACGCCGTTCGGCGTCTCGCACATCGCGCAGGTCGCGGCGCTGGCGTCGCTGGCGCCCGCCGCGCAGGGCGAGCTGCTGGAGCGCGTGGACGCGCTGATCACCGAGCGCACCCGGGTCACCGGGGCGCTGCGCGAGCAGGGCTGGGCGCTTCCCGACACGCAGGCCAACTTCGTCTGGTTCGGGCTCGGCGAGCCGACGGCGCAGCGTGCCGCCGAGGCGAGCGGCGGCGGCGTCCTGGTCCGTCCCTTCGCGGGCGACGGGCTCCGCGTGACCATCGGCGAGACCGAGGCCAACGACGCGTTCCTCCGCATAGCGGCCACCTGGCGCTGA
- a CDS encoding dihydrolipoamide acetyltransferase family protein, which produces MSSNIQRFPLPDVGEGLTEAEIVEWQVAVGDVVEVNQTIVEIETAKSLVELPSPWNGTVSALLVEPGTTVDVGTAIIEITVADDAGAPAPASNGTSSAGAAPAPAAAEDETSGSVLVGYGTAEAKASGRRRRHQVAASAPTAAPAPAAAPAPAAAVRTAPPAPAPAPVAAPPAPAPAPVAAPPSDTGTTTAARARVLAKPPVRKLAKDLGVDLAGVLASGPGGIVTREDVVGHAERSSVQKLTSYPDDEPWLASGTVSPDGRQTRVPVRSVRKRTAEAMVASAFTAPHVTVLHTVDVTKTMKLVAALKEDRDFTDVKVTPLLVAAKAVLLAVKRHPQINASWDDAAQEIVYKHYVNLGIAAATPRGLVVPNIKDAHTLDLLGIAKALVGLTATARAGRTSVTDMSDGTITITNLGVFGIDTGTPILNPGESGILAFGAIRKQPWVHKGKVKPRWVTTLSFSFDHRLADGELGARFLSDVARVLEEPVHGLVWS; this is translated from the coding sequence GTGAGTTCGAACATCCAGAGGTTCCCGCTCCCCGACGTCGGCGAGGGTCTCACCGAGGCCGAGATCGTCGAGTGGCAGGTCGCCGTCGGCGACGTCGTCGAGGTGAACCAGACGATCGTCGAGATCGAGACGGCGAAGTCGCTCGTCGAGCTGCCGTCGCCCTGGAACGGGACCGTCTCCGCGCTCCTCGTCGAGCCGGGCACCACCGTCGACGTCGGCACGGCGATCATCGAGATCACCGTGGCCGACGACGCCGGTGCGCCCGCGCCGGCGTCGAACGGCACCTCGTCCGCGGGGGCCGCGCCGGCTCCGGCGGCCGCCGAGGACGAGACCTCCGGGTCGGTGCTCGTCGGCTACGGCACGGCCGAGGCCAAGGCGAGCGGACGGCGTCGCCGGCACCAGGTGGCGGCGTCCGCCCCCACGGCGGCCCCCGCCCCGGCGGCGGCCCCCGCCCCGGCGGCGGCCGTCCGGACCGCGCCCCCCGCTCCGGCACCCGCCCCCGTGGCGGCCCCGCCGGCTCCGGCGCCCGCCCCGGTCGCGGCCCCGCCGTCGGACACCGGGACGACGACGGCCGCCCGGGCCCGTGTGCTCGCCAAGCCGCCCGTCCGCAAGCTCGCCAAGGACCTGGGCGTGGACCTGGCGGGCGTGCTCGCGTCGGGTCCCGGCGGCATCGTGACGCGCGAGGACGTGGTGGGTCACGCCGAGCGCTCGTCGGTGCAGAAGCTGACCAGCTACCCGGACGACGAGCCGTGGCTCGCCTCCGGGACCGTCTCCCCGGACGGGCGCCAGACGCGCGTCCCGGTGCGGTCGGTGCGCAAGCGCACGGCCGAGGCGATGGTGGCCAGCGCGTTCACCGCGCCGCACGTGACGGTGCTGCACACGGTCGACGTCACCAAGACGATGAAGCTCGTGGCCGCCCTCAAGGAGGACCGCGACTTCACGGACGTCAAGGTGACGCCGCTGCTCGTGGCGGCCAAGGCGGTGCTGCTCGCGGTGAAGCGGCACCCGCAGATCAACGCCTCCTGGGACGACGCCGCCCAGGAGATCGTCTACAAGCACTACGTGAACCTGGGGATCGCCGCGGCGACCCCTCGGGGCCTCGTGGTGCCGAACATCAAGGACGCGCACACGCTCGACCTGCTCGGCATCGCCAAGGCGCTCGTCGGGCTGACGGCGACCGCGCGGGCCGGACGTACCTCGGTCACCGACATGTCCGACGGCACCATCACCATCACCAACCTGGGTGTCTTCGGCATCGACACGGGCACGCCGATCCTCAACCCGGGGGAGTCGGGCATCCTCGCCTTCGGCGCCATCCGCAAGCAGCCGTGGGTGCACAAGGGCAAGGTCAAGCCGCGCTGGGTGACGACGCTCAGCTTCAGCTTCGACCACCGCCTGGCCGACGGCGAGCTGGGCGCCCGGTTCCTGTCCGACGTCGCGCGCGTGCTCGAGGAGCCGGTGCACGGCCTCGTCTGGAGCTGA
- a CDS encoding helix-turn-helix transcriptional regulator — MTSTAPDHKALGAFLRERRGRVTPADVGLPHAGRRRTPGLRREEVAQLAGVGVTWYTWLEQGRAPHPSDQVLDAVARTLRLRPEERRHLMLLAGRAADPGADAPNPLMEVRPEHIALLERLLPFPAAIQTATYDLVAANRSYRFLFGDLDSVDPVDRNCAWLLFMNDEWRDSLVEPEVVLRDLAGRLRAREAEFRQHPRWSGLLGGLREHSPEFVRYWDEHEVRGDRPGQLRRYLSSRVGRLDTVFQGLWLDRDRGERMVVLTPADADSARRLERLDSLVGAAPAWTARDGVLADAMIG; from the coding sequence GTGACGAGTACCGCACCGGACCACAAGGCGCTCGGCGCCTTCCTACGGGAGCGCCGCGGGCGTGTGACGCCGGCCGACGTCGGGCTGCCGCACGCCGGCCGGCGCCGGACCCCTGGTCTGCGCCGCGAGGAGGTGGCGCAGCTCGCCGGGGTGGGTGTCACCTGGTACACGTGGCTCGAGCAGGGGCGGGCGCCCCACCCGTCGGACCAGGTGCTCGACGCCGTCGCGCGGACGCTGCGCCTGCGTCCCGAGGAGCGCCGGCACCTCATGCTCCTGGCCGGCCGAGCGGCCGACCCCGGGGCTGACGCGCCGAACCCGCTGATGGAGGTGCGCCCCGAGCACATCGCCCTGCTGGAGCGGCTGCTGCCCTTCCCCGCCGCGATCCAGACCGCGACGTACGACCTGGTCGCGGCCAACCGCAGCTACCGGTTCCTGTTCGGCGACCTCGACTCGGTGGATCCCGTCGACCGGAACTGCGCCTGGCTCCTGTTCATGAACGACGAGTGGCGCGACAGCCTCGTGGAGCCCGAGGTGGTGCTCCGTGACCTCGCCGGACGCCTCCGCGCGCGGGAGGCCGAGTTCCGGCAGCACCCGAGGTGGAGCGGACTGCTGGGCGGCCTGCGCGAGCACTCGCCGGAGTTCGTGCGGTACTGGGACGAGCACGAGGTGCGGGGCGACCGGCCCGGACAACTGCGTCGCTACCTGTCCTCCCGGGTGGGCAGGCTCGATACCGTCTTCCAGGGTCTGTGGCTCGACCGCGACCGGGGTGAGCGGATGGTCGTGCTCACTCCCGCCGACGCCGACTCGGCCCGCCGGCTCGAGCGCCTCGACTCCCTGGTGGGCGCCGCGCCCGCCTGGACGGCACGGGACGGCGTGCTGGCGGACGCGATGATCGGCTGA
- a CDS encoding acetylxylan esterase — translation MPLPEPYATWFPDAPIDGTYGYDRDALLAVEPVPAPAGFAELWQGWFAASRVVRPEPRLTSLGRQGAHDLYEVEHAGADGLRLRGWLALPSEGRARVGVVHGHGYGGRDAPAFDRVPDDAAVVFPVARGLGALNSGVGAPDEAAEHVVHGIGSVATYSLGRCAVDLWHAADALVEVAGDLPLYYVGESFGGIGALALPWDRRFVGATFVVPSFGQYDVRLGLECTGSGEAVRRYVAEHPEARDVLRYFDTSTAAGYLRIPVRCECALWDAAVPPPGQFAVANAVAAVAATRAGGAACPALELETLPAGHADYPGDVDVKARAASATRGHIARCVAG, via the coding sequence GTGCCCCTGCCCGAGCCCTACGCCACCTGGTTTCCCGACGCCCCGATCGACGGCACCTACGGGTACGACCGGGACGCGCTGCTCGCCGTCGAGCCCGTTCCGGCGCCCGCCGGCTTCGCCGAGCTGTGGCAGGGATGGTTCGCGGCCTCGCGGGTGGTACGCCCCGAGCCTCGGCTGACGTCGCTCGGCCGGCAGGGGGCGCACGACCTCTACGAGGTGGAGCACGCGGGCGCCGACGGGCTGCGGCTGCGGGGCTGGCTGGCGCTGCCGTCCGAGGGCCGGGCCCGGGTCGGCGTGGTGCACGGCCACGGTTACGGCGGCCGGGACGCACCCGCCTTCGACCGCGTGCCCGACGACGCCGCCGTCGTCTTCCCCGTGGCCCGCGGGCTCGGGGCGCTCAACAGCGGCGTCGGCGCGCCCGACGAGGCGGCCGAGCACGTGGTGCACGGCATCGGCTCGGTGGCGACCTACTCGCTGGGCCGCTGCGCCGTCGACCTGTGGCACGCGGCCGACGCCCTGGTGGAGGTGGCCGGCGACCTGCCCCTCTACTACGTGGGCGAGAGCTTCGGCGGGATCGGTGCGCTGGCCCTGCCGTGGGACCGCCGGTTCGTGGGCGCGACCTTCGTGGTACCGAGCTTCGGGCAGTACGACGTGCGGCTCGGGCTGGAGTGCACGGGCAGCGGCGAGGCCGTGCGCCGGTACGTCGCGGAGCACCCCGAGGCCCGGGACGTGCTGCGCTACTTCGACACGTCGACGGCGGCCGGGTACCTGCGCATCCCCGTGCGCTGCGAGTGCGCCCTGTGGGACGCGGCGGTGCCGCCGCCCGGGCAGTTCGCCGTGGCGAACGCGGTGGCGGCCGTCGCCGCGACCCGGGCCGGCGGGGCGGCCTGCCCCGCGCTGGAGCTGGAGACGCTGCCGGCCGGTCACGCCGACTACCCCGGCGACGTGGATGTGAAGGCCCGGGCCGCATCGGCGACCCGGGGCCACATCGCGAGGTGCGTGGCTGGCTGA
- a CDS encoding phage holin family protein, translated as MKLVAQILITALAIALSSLILGSHMDVVSNGTTLGTILAVIVVAVVYGLVHMIVKPIVQLISLPLYILTLGLVSVLINALMLWITTLITNQSWFSDTPNWGLEINGGFWWFVLAAIVISVVQTILLAVLPKRISE; from the coding sequence ATGAAGCTCGTCGCGCAGATCCTCATCACCGCACTGGCCATCGCGCTGTCGTCCCTGATCCTCGGGTCCCACATGGATGTCGTGAGCAACGGGACCACGCTCGGCACGATCCTCGCCGTCATCGTGGTCGCCGTGGTCTACGGACTCGTCCACATGATCGTGAAGCCGATCGTCCAGCTCATCTCGCTGCCGCTCTACATCCTGACCCTCGGTCTGGTGTCGGTGCTCATCAACGCGCTGATGCTGTGGATCACGACGCTCATCACGAACCAGTCCTGGTTCTCCGACACCCCGAACTGGGGCCTGGAGATCAACGGCGGCTTCTGGTGGTTCGTGCTGGCGGCGATCGTGATCTCCGTGGTGCAGACCATCCTGCTGGCGGTGCTGCCCAAGCGGATCTCGGAGTGA
- a CDS encoding WhiB family transcriptional regulator, whose translation MDLANIITETDDSVPCSEQPELWFAEHPADLEEAKRACAACPLKAQCLAGALARREPWGVWGGEIVVDGTVRSRKRRRGRPRSIGGMRVA comes from the coding sequence GTGGACCTCGCGAACATCATCACCGAGACCGACGACTCCGTGCCGTGCTCGGAACAGCCCGAGCTCTGGTTCGCGGAACATCCGGCGGACCTCGAGGAGGCGAAGCGCGCCTGCGCCGCCTGCCCGCTCAAGGCCCAGTGCCTCGCGGGCGCCCTCGCGCGCCGCGAACCGTGGGGCGTCTGGGGCGGGGAGATCGTCGTCGACGGCACCGTGCGCAGCCGCAAGCGTCGTCGTGGACGCCCGCGCTCGATCGGTGGCATGCGCGTGGCATGA
- a CDS encoding alpha-ketoacid dehydrogenase subunit beta encodes MAERTHTTGGAAEPASGTQTLTMGKAINEGLRAAMRRDDKVMLMGEDIGPLGGVFRVTDGLQAEFGERRVVDTPLAESGIVGTAIGLAMRGYRPVCEIQFDGFVFPAFNQITTQLAKIHNRTRGAVQMPVVIRIPYGGGIGGVEHHGESPEALFAHTAGLRVVSPSTPQDAFTMIQEAIASPDPVIYFEPKSRYWGKGPVDLGTPVGADTLNAAQVVRQGTDVTLVAYGPSTVTALKAADALAEEGKSAEVIDLRAISPIDTAAVVASVRKTGRCVVIHEAPVFFGAGAEIAARVTEECFYALEAPVLRVGGFHTPYPVAKHEHEYLPSVDRVLDAVDRAFAH; translated from the coding sequence ATGGCGGAACGAACGCACACCACAGGCGGCGCCGCGGAGCCGGCGTCGGGCACCCAGACGCTGACGATGGGCAAGGCGATCAACGAGGGCCTGCGCGCCGCGATGCGGCGCGACGACAAGGTCATGCTCATGGGTGAGGACATCGGCCCCCTGGGCGGCGTCTTCCGCGTGACCGACGGCCTGCAGGCGGAGTTCGGCGAGCGGCGCGTGGTCGACACGCCCCTGGCGGAGTCCGGCATCGTCGGTACCGCGATCGGCCTGGCCATGCGCGGCTACCGGCCCGTCTGCGAGATCCAGTTCGACGGGTTCGTCTTCCCGGCGTTCAACCAGATCACCACGCAGCTCGCCAAGATCCACAACCGGACGCGCGGGGCCGTGCAGATGCCCGTCGTGATCCGCATCCCGTACGGCGGCGGCATCGGTGGCGTCGAGCACCACGGCGAGAGCCCGGAGGCGCTGTTCGCGCACACCGCGGGTCTGCGGGTGGTCTCGCCGAGCACCCCGCAGGACGCCTTCACGATGATCCAGGAAGCCATCGCCTCCCCGGACCCCGTGATCTACTTCGAGCCGAAGAGCCGCTACTGGGGCAAGGGGCCGGTCGACCTGGGCACGCCCGTCGGCGCCGACACCCTCAACGCCGCCCAAGTGGTCCGCCAGGGCACCGACGTCACGCTCGTCGCCTACGGGCCGTCGACGGTGACGGCGCTCAAGGCCGCCGACGCCCTCGCGGAGGAGGGCAAGTCGGCCGAGGTGATCGACCTGCGCGCCATCTCGCCGATCGACACCGCGGCCGTCGTAGCCAGCGTCCGCAAGACGGGGCGCTGCGTCGTGATCCACGAGGCGCCCGTGTTCTTCGGGGCCGGCGCCGAGATCGCGGCCCGGGTCACCGAGGAGTGCTTCTACGCGCTGGAGGCGCCCGTGCTGCGCGTGGGCGGTTTCCACACGCCGTACCCGGTGGCCAAGCACGAGCACGAGTACCTGCCGAGCGTGGACCGTGTGCTCGACGCCGTCGACCGTGCCTTCGCGCACTGA
- the pdhA gene encoding pyruvate dehydrogenase (acetyl-transferring) E1 component subunit alpha has translation MTTTNGSNEAIPTLQLLDPRGRRVTTRGTKGYRDRAAALTTEDLRGMYRDMVLTRRFDDEATSLQRQGELALFAPARGQEAAQVGSAYALRPQDYVFPSYREHGVLHVRGLDPVDRLRFFRGSDHGGWNPTEHNTAVYTIVIGAHALHAVGYAMGVQRDDTPHDEHDGTAVITYFGDGATSQGDVNESMVYAAVNEAPVVFFLQNNQWAISEPTTRQTKTPLYKRGEAFGMPSLRVDGNDVLAVYAATQEAMERARLGQGPSFIEAFTYRMGAHTTSDDPTRYRTSEQEEMWRQRDPIDRLGALLRSEDALDDEFEAEIKAAGDELGAKLRTGVRALDGGPAVSSTFDDVYATPHGVVAAERAWYEAYDAGDPPAPQYAIAESAQGGAR, from the coding sequence GTGACTACCACCAACGGCTCCAACGAGGCGATCCCGACGTTGCAGCTACTCGATCCCCGAGGGCGCCGCGTCACGACGCGCGGCACCAAGGGCTATCGCGACCGCGCCGCCGCGCTGACCACGGAAGACCTCCGTGGCATGTACCGCGACATGGTCCTGACTCGCCGTTTCGACGACGAGGCGACCTCGCTCCAGCGGCAGGGCGAGCTCGCCCTGTTCGCGCCTGCTCGTGGCCAGGAGGCCGCGCAGGTCGGCAGTGCCTACGCGCTGCGGCCGCAGGACTACGTCTTCCCGTCCTACCGGGAGCACGGCGTGCTGCACGTCCGCGGGCTGGACCCTGTCGACCGGCTGCGGTTCTTCCGCGGTTCGGACCACGGCGGGTGGAACCCGACCGAGCACAACACGGCGGTCTACACCATCGTGATCGGCGCCCACGCGCTGCACGCCGTCGGCTACGCCATGGGCGTCCAGCGGGACGACACCCCGCACGACGAGCACGACGGCACCGCCGTGATCACCTACTTCGGTGACGGCGCCACCTCGCAGGGCGACGTCAACGAGTCCATGGTCTACGCGGCGGTGAACGAGGCCCCGGTCGTGTTCTTCCTGCAGAACAACCAGTGGGCCATCTCGGAGCCCACCACCCGGCAGACGAAGACCCCGCTGTACAAGCGCGGCGAGGCGTTCGGCATGCCCAGCCTGCGGGTCGACGGCAACGACGTGCTCGCGGTGTACGCGGCGACGCAGGAGGCGATGGAGCGGGCCCGGCTCGGCCAGGGCCCCAGCTTCATCGAGGCGTTCACCTACCGCATGGGCGCCCACACGACGTCGGACGACCCGACCCGCTACCGCACCTCCGAGCAGGAGGAGATGTGGCGCCAGCGCGACCCGATCGACCGCCTCGGTGCCCTGCTGCGGTCCGAGGACGCGCTCGACGACGAGTTCGAGGCCGAGATCAAGGCCGCGGGGGACGAGCTGGGCGCAAAGCTGCGCACCGGTGTCCGCGCCCTCGACGGCGGCCCGGCCGTCTCCAGCACGTTCGACGACGTGTACGCCACGCCGCACGGCGTCGTCGCCGCAGAACGGGCCTGGTACGAGGCCTACGACGCCGGTGACCCGCCGGCGCCCCAGTATGCGATCGCGGAGTCGGCCCAGGGAGGCGCACGATGA
- the purB gene encoding adenylosuccinate lyase, with translation MEHVPETTAPAASPADSAGAVTRVALAEVSPAIALGPLDGRYRKAVAPLVDHLSEAALNRERIHVEVEWLITLCNGAEGVEAPVVPGAPTLSQQEVDYLRAIPATFGADEIAELAEIERETVHDVKAVEYFIKRRIAAAPETLGETSLPAASELVHFACTSEDINNLSYALMVRGAVRDVWLPAATAVVDQLAGMAREHAAAPLLSRTHGQPATPSTLGKELAVLAHRLRRQLRRVEGAEFLGKLNGATGTYGAHVVAVPTADWPAVSKAFVEGLGLDWNPLTTQIESHDWQAEVYSDVARFNRILHNLATDVWTYISLGFFTQIPVAGATGSSTMPHKVNPIRFENAEANLEISCSLLDTLSATLVTSRLQRDLTDSTTQRNIGPAFGHSLLAIDNVARGLDRLAVNETLLREDLDANWEVLGEPVQSAMRAASVAGVPGMENPYERLKDLTRGQRVDGARMREFVAGLGLPDDVAARLAALTPATYTGLAEQLVKDYLD, from the coding sequence ATGGAGCACGTGCCTGAGACCACCGCCCCTGCTGCCAGCCCTGCCGACTCCGCCGGCGCCGTCACCCGCGTCGCGCTCGCGGAGGTGAGCCCGGCCATCGCGCTCGGCCCGCTCGACGGCCGGTACCGCAAGGCCGTCGCGCCGCTCGTGGACCACCTGAGCGAGGCCGCACTGAACCGCGAGCGCATCCACGTCGAGGTGGAGTGGCTCATCACGCTGTGCAACGGTGCGGAGGGCGTCGAGGCGCCGGTCGTGCCGGGGGCTCCGACGCTGTCGCAGCAGGAGGTCGACTACCTCCGCGCGATCCCCGCGACGTTCGGCGCGGACGAGATCGCCGAGCTGGCCGAGATCGAGCGCGAGACGGTGCACGATGTCAAGGCCGTCGAGTACTTCATCAAGCGGCGCATCGCCGCGGCGCCCGAGACGCTCGGCGAGACGAGCCTCCCCGCCGCCAGCGAGCTGGTGCACTTCGCCTGCACCAGCGAGGACATCAACAACCTGTCGTACGCCCTGATGGTGCGGGGCGCGGTGCGGGACGTCTGGCTGCCGGCCGCGACCGCCGTCGTCGACCAGCTCGCCGGCATGGCACGCGAGCACGCCGCCGCGCCCCTGCTCAGCCGCACGCACGGCCAGCCCGCGACGCCGTCGACCCTGGGCAAGGAGCTCGCCGTGCTGGCGCACCGCCTGCGACGTCAGCTCCGGCGCGTCGAGGGGGCCGAGTTCCTGGGCAAGCTGAACGGCGCCACCGGCACCTACGGTGCCCACGTCGTCGCCGTCCCGACGGCGGACTGGCCCGCGGTGTCGAAGGCGTTCGTCGAGGGTCTCGGCCTGGACTGGAACCCGCTGACCACGCAGATCGAGTCGCACGACTGGCAGGCCGAGGTCTACTCCGACGTCGCCCGCTTCAACCGCATCCTGCACAACCTGGCGACGGACGTGTGGACGTACATCTCGCTCGGGTTCTTCACGCAGATCCCGGTCGCGGGCGCCACGGGCTCGTCCACGATGCCGCACAAGGTGAACCCGATCCGGTTCGAGAACGCCGAGGCCAACCTCGAGATCTCGTGCTCGCTCCTGGACACCCTCTCGGCGACGCTCGTGACCAGCCGCCTGCAGCGCGACCTCACCGACTCGACGACGCAGCGCAACATCGGGCCGGCGTTCGGGCACAGCCTGCTCGCGATCGACAACGTGGCGCGCGGCCTGGACCGACTCGCCGTGAACGAGACGCTGCTGCGCGAGGACCTCGACGCAAACTGGGAGGTGCTGGGCGAGCCCGTCCAGTCCGCGATGCGCGCGGCGTCGGTCGCGGGCGTGCCCGGCATGGAGAACCCGTACGAGCGTCTCAAGGACCTCACGCGCGGCCAGCGCGTGGACGGCGCGCGCATGCGCGAGTTCGTCGCGGGCCTCGGCCTGCCGGACGACGTCGCCGCCCGCCTCGCCGCCCTGACCCCGGCGACGTACACGGGGCTGGCGGAGCAGCTGGTCAAGGACTACCTGGACTGA
- a CDS encoding MFS transporter, translating to MTTSLPTAVDPGALPAHPERPARPLPAMAPALTWGGLAVLLLAFLPVNFTFGAVNLLVPAIRADLAAGPSGGALVLSAYTTTFAAGLVVSGRLGDRYGRRRLLRIGLVAFGVLAVLTGLAQDVVSLVALRAALGLAAGLFTPQVLTSIQATAPDRLRTRGIILFTAAGAVASIAGQVVAGATTVALPEHLAWRAVQVVTGLIALVALLGLRAVPESRSPAPLGLDLRGAALLGGGLVALVVPLTLGPTAGWPAWSLGLLAVAAVTLTAFGLAQRATERRGGLPVAPPSVLRVPAVRIGLTLTLLFFVSYSAFLYEVSEYSPTAWGADGWDVAMLTLGFGGGFLVAALLLPGILRRVGPRIMVYAASGQAAALLAIALVVGLDGGRSAPPALQPLLVVLGAAQAFMYGPALQTVLSRTPVWAAGVAGGLLTTLQQLGIGLGVALLGGLFHAVAGLAGGAAGGTAAADATGTGSGLTVGLVAALTVQAGCAVVFALLAHRVARDAA from the coding sequence ATGACGACATCTCTCCCCACCGCGGTCGACCCCGGCGCGCTGCCGGCCCACCCCGAGCGCCCGGCACGGCCGCTCCCCGCCATGGCGCCGGCGCTGACCTGGGGCGGCCTGGCCGTGCTGCTGCTCGCCTTCCTGCCCGTGAACTTCACGTTCGGCGCGGTGAACCTGCTGGTGCCCGCGATCCGGGCGGATCTGGCCGCCGGCCCGTCGGGCGGGGCGCTCGTGCTGTCCGCCTACACCACCACCTTCGCCGCCGGGCTGGTGGTCTCCGGGCGGCTGGGCGACCGCTACGGCCGCCGGAGGCTCCTCAGGATCGGGCTGGTCGCCTTCGGCGTGCTGGCAGTCCTGACCGGCCTCGCTCAGGACGTGGTCTCCCTGGTGGCCCTGCGTGCGGCCCTGGGCCTGGCCGCCGGACTGTTCACGCCCCAGGTGCTGACGAGCATCCAGGCCACGGCGCCCGACCGGCTCCGCACCCGCGGGATCATCCTGTTCACGGCGGCCGGCGCGGTCGCCTCGATCGCCGGCCAGGTCGTGGCGGGCGCGACCACCGTCGCGCTGCCGGAGCACCTGGCCTGGCGAGCGGTCCAGGTGGTCACCGGTCTCATCGCACTGGTGGCGCTGCTCGGCCTGCGCGCCGTCCCGGAGTCCCGCTCACCGGCGCCGCTCGGGCTCGACCTGCGGGGCGCCGCCCTGCTCGGCGGCGGGCTCGTGGCGCTGGTCGTGCCGCTGACCCTCGGCCCGACGGCGGGGTGGCCGGCCTGGTCGCTCGGCCTGCTGGCCGTCGCCGCGGTGACCCTGACGGCCTTCGGCCTCGCCCAGCGCGCCACGGAACGACGGGGCGGGCTGCCCGTGGCGCCGCCGAGCGTGCTGCGCGTCCCGGCGGTGCGGATCGGCCTGACCCTGACGCTGCTGTTCTTCGTCTCCTACAGCGCGTTCCTCTACGAGGTCTCGGAGTACTCGCCGACCGCCTGGGGCGCGGACGGCTGGGACGTCGCGATGCTGACGCTCGGCTTCGGCGGCGGGTTCCTCGTCGCCGCGCTGCTGCTGCCGGGCATCCTGCGCCGGGTGGGGCCGCGGATCATGGTCTACGCCGCGTCCGGTCAGGCCGCGGCGCTGCTCGCCATCGCGCTGGTCGTCGGGCTCGACGGCGGCCGGAGCGCCCCGCCGGCGCTGCAGCCGCTGCTCGTCGTCCTCGGTGCCGCGCAGGCCTTCATGTACGGGCCCGCGCTGCAGACGGTGCTCTCGCGCACCCCGGTCTGGGCGGCCGGCGTCGCGGGCGGACTGCTGACCACGCTGCAGCAGCTCGGGATCGGCCTGGGCGTGGCCCTGCTGGGCGGGCTCTTCCACGCCGTGGCCGGCCTGGCGGGTGGAGCGGCCGGTGGGACTGCCGCGGCGGACGCCACCGGGACGGGGTCCGGGCTGACCGTCGGCCTGGTCGCCGCTCTGACCGTCCAGGCCGGGTGCGCCGTGGTGTTCGCGCTGCTGGCGCACCGCGTCGCGCGGGATGCAGCGTGA